The following proteins are co-located in the Enoplosus armatus isolate fEnoArm2 chromosome 10, fEnoArm2.hap1, whole genome shotgun sequence genome:
- the anxa5a gene encoding LOW QUALITY PROTEIN: annexin A5a (The sequence of the model RefSeq protein was modified relative to this genomic sequence to represent the inferred CDS: inserted 1 base in 1 codon), whose product MWMRKCVLSAFPCDAAASMGARRSFRXAENKELLPEPQITCEGEEENTPVDFVICSTFFQFTFVSHQQKNMAYRGSVRPYVNFDAKHDAEILHKAMKGIGTDEDVVLMLLTARTNDQRQQIKAAYKKAYGKDLVSTLKSELGGLLESLIVALMSPPVSYDASQLHKALKGAGTDDDVLIEILASRTGEHIKDIIKVYKKEFSGKLEKDICSDTSGHYQRLLVILLQGNREEGVDEGMIEKDAKDLFAAGEGKFGTDEEKFITILGNRSAEHLRKVFDAYKKLSGSEIEDSIKGETSGNLENLLLAVVKCARSVPDFFAECLYNCMWRVGTDDDTLMRIMVSRSEVDMLDIRASYKKMYGGSLYTTIQEDTGGDYQKALLYLCGGND is encoded by the exons ATGTGGATGAGGAAGTGCGTCTTGTCAGCTTTCCCCTGTGACGCTGCAGCCTCAATGGGAGCTAGGAGGAGTTTTA GGGCAGAAAATAAAGAGCTCCTACCTGAGCCACAGATCACCTGtgagggggaagaagaaaacacacctgTTG ATTTTGTCATCTGTTCCACTTTCTTTCAGTTTACATTTGTCTCCCATCAGCAAAAAAATATG GCGTACAGAGGCAGCGTCAGACCTTACGTCAACTTCGACGCCAAACACGATGCTGAAATCCTCCATAAAGCCATGAAAGGAATCG GTACGGATGAGGATGTGGTCCTCATGCTTCTGACGGCACGCACAAACGATCAACGCCAGCAAATTAAGGCAGCGTACAAAAAGGCCTACGGAAAG GACTTGGTCAGCACTTTGAAATCGGAGCTCGGTGGGTTGCTTGAGAGCCTCATTGTGGCCTTGATGTCTCCACCTGTCTCATACGATGCTTCCCAACTGCACAAGGCTCTCAAG GGCGCCGGGACTGATGACGATGTGCTGATTGAGATCCTGGCCTCCAGGACCGGCGAGCACATTAAAGATATCATCAAAGTGTACAAGAAAG AGTTCAGCGGCAAGCTGGAGAAAGATATCTGCAGTGACACTTCAGGGCACTATCAGAGACTTCTGGTGATCCTCCTGCAG GggaacagggaggagggagtAGACGAGGGAATGATCGAGAAAGATGCTAAG GACTTGTTCGCTGCTGGTGAGGGCAAGTTTGGCACAGATGAGGAAAAATTCATCACAATTCTTGGCAACAGGAGTGCAGAGCATCTGAGAAAAG TGTTTGATGCCTACAAGAAGCTCTCTGGCTCTGAGATCGAGGACAGCATTAAAGGAGAGACCTCTGGGAATTTGGAGAACTTACTGCTGGCTGTTG TGAAATGTGCCAGAAGTGTCCCAGATTTCTTTGCTGAATGCCTGTATAACTGTATGTGG cGCGTTGGAACTGATGATGACACCCTGATGAGGATAATGGTGTCGAGGAGTGAGGTGGACATGTTGGACATCAGAGCCAGCTACAAAAAGATGTATGGAGGGTCTCTTTACACCACTATCCAG